Genomic DNA from Mesorhizobium sp. 131-2-1:
CGTGGTCCGCGACACGATGGGTCTGGTCGGTCGAGCCGGTGTCGCAAACGACGACGTCGCGCACGACGCCCTCGACCGCGCCGCCAATCAGCGAGGCGAGCGTGCGGGCAAGGCCCTCTTCGTCATTCAGGGTTTCGATGAGAACGCTGAGCATTGCCAGCCGAATAGCGGAAAGCCGCGCGCCGCGCCAGTTTTTGCATCGCGGCATAAAAAGTTCTTGCTTTGTTCTCATTCGGAAAATAGGAATAGTTTCATGAACCGAGCGATTCGACAGCCTGCGGACAGTCCCTGGGAGAGGGCGAAGATGGAACAGATCGTGCGTGCCGACATTGCCGCCTTCGGGGCCGGTAGAGCAGAGATGGCCAATGCGATGATCGAGCAGAGCGGCATGCGCGTGCGGCCCGACCGCAACCGCGGCCGTTCCGCCGGCATCAATCCGTCCGGCCGTTTCGAACCGGTGAGCCGGCATGTGTTCGACGATGGCTGGAACTCGCTTGAGGAGTTGCCGCCGTTCAAGACCGAGGTGCAGGTCGAGAAGCCGCGCACCATCATCACCCGCAACGAGTCGCCCGACATCTCCTTCGACCGCTCGATCAATCCCTATCGCGGCTGCGAGCATGGCTGCGTCTACTGCTTCGCCAGGCCGACGCATGCCTTCATGGGACTGTCGCCGGGGCTCGATTTCGAATCGAAGCTGTTTGCAAAGCCGGATGCGGCGCGCATGCTGGACAAGGAGCTGTCGAAGCCCGGCTACCAGCCGCGCACCATCGCCATCGGCACCAACACCGATCCCTATCAGCCGATCGAGAAGCAGTACCGGATCATGCGCGAGATCCTCGAAGTGCTGGAGGCGCGCGGCCACCCGGTCGGCATCGTCACCAAATCGGCGCTGGTGACGCGCGACATCGACATCCTGTCGCGCATGGCCGAACGCGGGCTCGCCAAGGTGGCGCTGTCGGTGACGACGCTCGACCGCATGCTGGCACGCACCATGGAGCCGCGCGCGTCGACGCCGACCAAGCGGCTGGAGGCGATAAGGCAGCTCTCCGACGCCGGCATTCCCGCCTCCGTCATGGTCGCGCCGATCATTCCCGGCCTCACCGATCCGGAGATGGAGCGCATCCTCGATTCGGCACGCGCCGCCGGCGCGCGCGAGGCCGGTTATGTCATTTTGCGGCTGCCGCTGGAGGTCGCGCCCATCTTCAAGGACTGGCTGCTGCGTCATTATCCGGACCGCTACCGGCACGTGATGTCGCTGATCCGTTCGATGCGCGACGGCAAGGACTACGATTCGGAATGGGGCAAGCGCATGAAGGGCGCCGGACCCTATGCCTGGCAGATCGGCCGCCGTTTCGAGATCACCGCCAAGCGGCTCGGGTTAAATGCCGAGCGGCGGCAGCTCAGGACCGACCAGTTTATTGCCGCAGCCAACGCCGCCGAGCAGTTGATGCTGCTTTGAAGGTATCGCGCCGCCCATCGCCGGCCGGCGCGAGAAGAATCCCGTCCGGCCTGTCCCCGGCCTTGAGACGGTGCCCTCCCGGTCCGCGCCCCACCCCGACCCGGAGGGACTTGCGGAGAATCGGAGCCGATGCGAACCTCGCCGCACCATGGCTCGCGCGCGTTCCGATTCTCCGCTTCTCTTCGAAATCGTCGAGAAACCCGATTTCTCCATCGAGACGAAGGCGATGGCTGACGGCCTGTGGCCGGTGGCGGGAATGGACGAGGCCGGGCGCGGGCCATTGGCCGGGCCGGTGGTCGCCGCGGCGGTGGTGCTCAATCCCGCCAACATCCCGGAAGGGCTCGACGATTCGAAGCGCCTGACGCATCTGCAGCGCGAGGCACTGTTCGCCAGGATCCTGGGTTCGGCGCTCGGTGTCTCGATGGCCTCGATCAGCGCCGAGGGCATAGACGGCAGCAACATCTTGAAGGCCAGCCTCGAAGCGATGCGCCGCGCCGTCGCCGGCCTTTCGCTGCAGCCCAAGCTGGCGCTGGCCGACGGCCGCGACGTGCCGCCGGGCCTCACCTGCGCCGGACGCGCGCTGGTCAAGGGCGACCAGCGCTCGCAGTCGATCGCTGCCGCCTCGATCGTCGCCAAGGTGATGCGCGACCGCATGATGTGCGGCTGCGGCGGCCATCACGACCGCTACGGCTTCGAGGTGCATATGGGCTACGCCACTGCGCGCCACCGCACGGCGATCGAAGCGCACGGACCCGTGGCGCGCCTGCACCGCGCCTCCTTCGCGCCGTTCCGTCTAGGCGGGGTCGAGGTGGCGGAAGAGGAAGAGAGTTTCGCCGGGCTGGAGTGAGGTGAAGGCGGGGCTGGTGATCCTTCGTCATCCTCGGGCTTGACCCGAGGATCCATGCCGCGACTCCACCGTAGAGTGCGTCCGATCAGAATTCTTCACCGTTGCAGTGCTCGAAGGTTACGGCATGGATCCTAGGGTCTGCGCCGCGTCGCTACGCTCCTTGCTCCGCCCTAGGATGACGACCGGCAAGGCAACAAAAAAGCCGCCAGGTTGCCCGGGCGGCTTCATGCCAGCGACCCTAAGACCGCTCAGTTCAGCTTGGCCTTCACGTCCTGCAGCGCAGACTTGAAGAAGTCCGCGCCGGCCTTGGCGTCGACCTTGGCGGCAAGCAGCGCGCGGGCGGCCTCGACGGCGATGTCGACGGCGCTGGCGCGCACCTCGCCGATCGCCTCGCGCTCAGCCTGGCCGATCTTCTGCTCGGCGAGCGCGGTGCGGCGCGCGACGTAGTCCTCGGTCTTCTTGTGCGCCTCGGCGGCGAGCAGTTCGGCCTCGCGCTTGGCAGCGGCGACGATGTCGGCGGCCTCCTGCTCGGCTTCCTTGCGCTTTTTCTGGTACTGGCCGAGCAGCTGCTGGGCCTCCTCGCGCAGCCGGCGGGCTTCTTCAAGCTCGTTGCTGATCTTGGCGGCACGGGCGTCGAGCCCCTTGGCGATCAGGCCGGGCACCTTGATGTAGATGGCGATGCCCAGGAAGATGACCAGGGCAACCGTGGCCCAAAGCGTTGCGAGAGATGTGGCGTCCATGATGCGCTCCTCACCGGGCCACGGATTTGACCGCGGCCGCGATCTCGGCCTTGCTGGCCTTGCCGCCGACAAGTGCTTCGACAATGGCCGAAGCGGTGTCCTCGGCAATCGTGCCGACTTCCTTCATGGCGTTGGCCTTGATGGAAGCGATGCTGGCCTCGGCCTCGCCAAGCTTCTTGTCGAGCGCCGCCTCGACCTTCTTGCGTGCAGCCTCGGCCTCGGCCTTGGCTGCGTCGCCGGCTTGCTGGCCGATGGCATTGGCCCTCGCCTTGGCCTCGGCCAGTTCCTGCTCGTAAGCGGCAACGGCGGCGTCGGCCTCACCCTTCAGCCGGGCGGCGTGGTCGAGATCCTGCGTGATGCGGTCATTGCGAACGTCGATGATGCCACCAAGGCGCGGCATCACCACCCGCTTCAGAAACAGGTAGAACAGCCCGAAGGTGATCGCCAGCCACAGCAACTGCGACGGGAACGTCGCCGGATCGAATGGCGGGAACGTGCCGTGCGCCTCGGCCGGCACCTCGGTACCGGCATGCGTTTCGGCTCCCGCACCGGCGGCGCCTTCGGCGGCCGGCGCTGACTCTTCTGCAAAGGCAGATGTCACGAACATGGACTATCCCCTAATATCAGGCCCGCCGCAGGCTCGCGGCCGGCCCGTCCAATCTTCCCAGTGCTCAGCCGAACAGGGCCAGAAGCGCGATGAGAAGGGAGAAGATGCCCAGAGCTTCGGTCACGGCGAAGCCGAAGATCAGGCGGCCGAACTGGCCATCGGCGGCCGACGGATTGCGCAGCGCGCCCGCCAGGTAGCTGCCGAAGATGTTGCCGAGGCCGATGCCTGCGCCACCCATGCCCAGGCAAGCGATGCCAGCGCCGATGTACTTTGCTGCTTCTGCGTCCATTTCAAACTCCTTTGGATCTGTAATTCCGTTGCAATTCCATCCGGCGGTTAATGCCGGAAACTCGTAATCAGTGCCCGGGATGCAGGGCGTCGTTGAGGTACATGCAGGTCAGCACGGCAAAGACATAGGCCTGCAGGAAGGCGACCAGCAGTTCCAGCGCCGTCAGCGCCACAGCCATGGCCAACGGCAGCACCGAGCCGGCAACGCCGACCGCGCCGAGCGCGCTGAGGCTGACGACGAAACCCGAGAAGACTTTCAGCGTGATGTGGCCGGCCAGCATGTTGGCGAAGAGACGAACCGAGAGACTGACCGGGCGCGACACGAAGGAGATCACCTCGATCAGCACCACCAGCGGCAGCAGGAAGACCGGCACGCCATGCGGCACGAACAACTTCAGGAAACCGAGGCCGTGCTTGGTGAAGCCGTAGACAATGACGGTTCCGATGACCAGCGCGGCAAGGCCGAAGGTGACGATGATATGGCTGGTGACGGTGAAGAAATACGGGAACAGGCCCAGCAGATTGGCGACCAGCACGAACATGAACAGCGAAAAGACGAAGGGGAAGAACTTCAACCCCTGCTTCCCAGCCGCGTCCCGCAGCATGTTGGAAACGAATTCGTACGCCATTTCCGAGACCGACTGCAGGCGGCCGGGAACCAGGCTGCGGCTGGCGGTGGTGAGATAGAGGAAGGCCGATGCGACGGCGACGGTCGCGACCATGAACAGAGCGGAGTTGGTGAAGGACAGGTCGTAGCCGCCGATGTTGATCGGAATCAGCTTGACGATATGGAACTGGTGGATCGGATCGACCTTGTCAGCAGCCATTTACATCCCCGTCAAAGCCGCACGCGGCCTCAGTGTCCTAATTGCGCCTGTGACAGCGCCACTTCATTCTTTCGGATCGCGCGACTTCTCGCCCTGTCCGAATTCCGACACAAGCCCCGCCGAGCGCAGGACATTGAGCACACCGGCGCCAAAGCCCAGCAGCAGGCCTACGATCAGACCCCATGGCGAGATTCCCGCCAGCCGGTCGATGATCCAGCCGATTGCGACACCGACCACTATCCCGGCGATGAACTCGCTGGACAGCTTGAGTGCCTGACCGTATCCGGTCACTGCTTTCGCGTCGTCTTTCCCCTCGAGCCGATCCGGCCTTCTTGACGCAAGCGATGCTTCAAGATCACGCCGGCGGCGCTCAAGATCGTCGTCTCGGATGTCGGCTTCGCGCTCACTGCCGCGGCCGGTTTCTCCGGTTCCGTCTGGCCCTTTCTTGTCGGCCATCGCAACCCCCCTGCCCGGTCAGACCGCTACCGTCCGTCCGCTTCTAAAGTCGCCGGCAACATAGTTAGAGGGTCCGCGCCCGTCAAGCCACGGGCCGAACTTCAAGCCTATGTATTTTCTGCAATAAAATCAATTGTTTATGGAGGTGCGACATCGTGCCCGTCGCGGTTGCCGGCAAGTGCGTGCCGAATCCTCGCGGCGACCGGTCTCCAG
This window encodes:
- a CDS encoding AtpZ/AtpI family protein → MADKKGPDGTGETGRGSEREADIRDDDLERRRRDLEASLASRRPDRLEGKDDAKAVTGYGQALKLSSEFIAGIVVGVAIGWIIDRLAGISPWGLIVGLLLGFGAGVLNVLRSAGLVSEFGQGEKSRDPKE
- a CDS encoding F0F1 ATP synthase subunit A, whose product is MAADKVDPIHQFHIVKLIPINIGGYDLSFTNSALFMVATVAVASAFLYLTTASRSLVPGRLQSVSEMAYEFVSNMLRDAAGKQGLKFFPFVFSLFMFVLVANLLGLFPYFFTVTSHIIVTFGLAALVIGTVIVYGFTKHGLGFLKLFVPHGVPVFLLPLVVLIEVISFVSRPVSLSVRLFANMLAGHITLKVFSGFVVSLSALGAVGVAGSVLPLAMAVALTALELLVAFLQAYVFAVLTCMYLNDALHPGH
- a CDS encoding ribonuclease HII, whose amino-acid sequence is MARARSDSPLLFEIVEKPDFSIETKAMADGLWPVAGMDEAGRGPLAGPVVAAAVVLNPANIPEGLDDSKRLTHLQREALFARILGSALGVSMASISAEGIDGSNILKASLEAMRRAVAGLSLQPKLALADGRDVPPGLTCAGRALVKGDQRSQSIAAASIVAKVMRDRMMCGCGGHHDRYGFEVHMGYATARHRTAIEAHGPVARLHRASFAPFRLGGVEVAEEEESFAGLE
- a CDS encoding F0F1 ATP synthase subunit C — translated: MDAEAAKYIGAGIACLGMGGAGIGLGNIFGSYLAGALRNPSAADGQFGRLIFGFAVTEALGIFSLLIALLALFG
- a CDS encoding F0F1 ATP synthase subunit B, with protein sequence MDATSLATLWATVALVIFLGIAIYIKVPGLIAKGLDARAAKISNELEEARRLREEAQQLLGQYQKKRKEAEQEAADIVAAAKREAELLAAEAHKKTEDYVARRTALAEQKIGQAEREAIGEVRASAVDIAVEAARALLAAKVDAKAGADFFKSALQDVKAKLN
- a CDS encoding PA0069 family radical SAM protein, encoding MEQIVRADIAAFGAGRAEMANAMIEQSGMRVRPDRNRGRSAGINPSGRFEPVSRHVFDDGWNSLEELPPFKTEVQVEKPRTIITRNESPDISFDRSINPYRGCEHGCVYCFARPTHAFMGLSPGLDFESKLFAKPDAARMLDKELSKPGYQPRTIAIGTNTDPYQPIEKQYRIMREILEVLEARGHPVGIVTKSALVTRDIDILSRMAERGLAKVALSVTTLDRMLARTMEPRASTPTKRLEAIRQLSDAGIPASVMVAPIIPGLTDPEMERILDSARAAGAREAGYVILRLPLEVAPIFKDWLLRHYPDRYRHVMSLIRSMRDGKDYDSEWGKRMKGAGPYAWQIGRRFEITAKRLGLNAERRQLRTDQFIAAANAAEQLMLL
- a CDS encoding F0F1 ATP synthase subunit B, coding for MFVTSAFAEESAPAAEGAAGAGAETHAGTEVPAEAHGTFPPFDPATFPSQLLWLAITFGLFYLFLKRVVMPRLGGIIDVRNDRITQDLDHAARLKGEADAAVAAYEQELAEAKARANAIGQQAGDAAKAEAEAARKKVEAALDKKLGEAEASIASIKANAMKEVGTIAEDTASAIVEALVGGKASKAEIAAAVKSVAR